GTGGCATGCGCCGCTCGGCCGATGCGCTGAGGGCCCCGACCTATGTCGAGGACAAGAATTCCGGCGAGATGCGCCGCCCGCATCACATCGACCTGAAGACCGGCATGTATCGCGGCCGCCAGGTTCTCGAGCCCAAGGAAAGCTGATCGGCGCCCTTCGGGGCTTGACGATCCATCGAGGGGCCGGCGCTTGCGCCGGCCTTTTTGCATGCGCGCTTGACGCGGCGGGGCGGGACCGCTCTACAAGCGGCTGAAGCCTTGGCGGAGGATCGCATGATCGGCAGCATTCCCCTCATCGTTGTCCCGTTCGTTCTCTACAATATGGGCCTCGTCGGCCTGTTCGGCGGCGGGGCCGATCCCTGGGCACAGGTACTGTTCTCGATCCGAATGATGTCCGGCGGCACCTGGTCGATGACGCTCGGCGACCTGATGGTGCTG
The Mesorhizobium australicum genome window above contains:
- the rpmF gene encoding 50S ribosomal protein L32 yields the protein MAVPKRKTSPSKRGMRRSADALRAPTYVEDKNSGEMRRPHHIDLKTGMYRGRQVLEPKES